A DNA window from Oryzias latipes chromosome 5, ASM223467v1 contains the following coding sequences:
- the mfap2 gene encoding microfibrillar-associated protein 2 has translation MRALLLLCMPVLLLAQQHYSDPFNYSEQEYDDYFPGGQESESPAPLPGTYQQQVQLEPLVRPEKPVSEFETEPTEPGPLDCREEQYPCTRLYSVHKPCKQCLNSLCFYSVRRMYVINKEICVRTVCAHEELLRADLCRDQFSRCGVMALSGQCASLAGSCGKSCGGC, from the exons ATGAGAGCCCTGCTGCTTCTCTGCATGCCAG TTCTGCTGCTCGCTCAGCAGCATTACTCAGATCCGTTTAACTATTCCG AACAAGAATATGACGATTACTTTCCAG GGGGTCAGGAGTCTGAGAGTCCCGCTCCTCTTCCTGGAACGTATCAGCAGCAGGTTCAGCTCGAGCCCTTGGTGCGTCCAGAGAAACCCG TATCTGAGTTTGAGACCGAGCCCACGGAGCCTGGACCTCTTG ACTGCAGGGAGGAGCAGTACCCCTGCACCAGGCTGTACTCGGTCCACAAGCCCTGCAAACAGTGTCTCAACAGCCTCTGCTTCTACAG CGTGAGGCGAATGTACGTCATCAACAAGGAGATCTGTGTGCGCACCGTGTGTGCCCACGAGGAGCTGCTGAGAG CGGACCTGTGTCGTGATCAGTTCTCTCGCTGTGGGGTCATGGCGCTGAGCGGCCAGTGCGCATCGCTGGCAGGAAGCTGTGGGAAGAGCTGCGGTGGATGCTGA
- the LOC101171309 gene encoding succinate dehydrogenase [ubiquinone] iron-sulfur subunit, mitochondrial — MIMSVAGLTSLRRCGVLVLRSPAGLGVVRCAQTAAAPAAQPRIKKFQVYRWDPDTPGDKPRMQTYDIDLNACGPMVLDALIKIKNEMDPTLTFRRSCREGICGSCAMNINGGNTLACLQRIDPNLSKPTKIYPLPHMYVVKDLVPDMSNFYAQYKSIEPYLKKKDESREGKEQYLQSVEDRQKLDGLYECILCACCSTSCPSYWWNGDKYLGPAVLMQAYRWMIDSRDEFTDERLSKLQDPFSLYRCHTIMNCTQTCPKGLNPGKAIAEIKKMMATYKERKEAAA, encoded by the exons ATGATCATGTCGGTTGCGGGATTGACGTCCTTGAGACGCTGCGGCGTTTTAGTTCTACGCTCCCCTGCGGGTCTGGGG GTGGTGAGATGTGCCCAGACGGCCGCCGCCCCCGCCGCTCAACCCCGAATAAAGAAGTTCCAGGTGTACAGGTGGGACCCAGACACCCCAGGGGACAAACCACGCATGCAGACCTATGACATCGACCTCAACGC ATGTGGACCTATGGTTCTGGACGCACTCATCAAGATCAAAAATGAGATGGACCCCACCCTGACCTTCCGCCGCTCCTGCAGAGAAG gGATTTGTGGTTCCTGCGCGATGAACATAAACGGGGGAAACACGCTCGCCTGCCTCCAGAGGATTGACCCCAACCTGAGCAAACCAACCAAAATCTACCCGCTGCCACACATGTATGTGGTTAAAGACCTGGTACCT GATATGAGCAACTTCTATGCCCAATACAAATCCATTGAGCCTTACCTGAAGAAGAAGGATGAGTCCAGGGAAGGGAAGGAGCAGTACCTGCAGTCTGTGGAGGACAGGCAGAAGCTG GACGGGCTCTATGAGTGCATCCTTTGCGCCTGCTGCAGCACCAGCTGTCCGAGCTACTGGTGGAACGGAGACAAATACCTGGGCCCGGCTGTGCTCATGCAG GCGTACCGCTGGATGATCGACTCCCGGGACGAGTTCACAGATGAGCGGCTGTCCAAACTGCAGGACCCCTTCTCGCTCTACCGCTGCCACACCATCATGAACTGCACCCAGACCTGCCCCAAG GGCCTGAATCCTGGTAAAGCCATAGCTGAGATCAAGAAGATGATGGCCACATATAAGGAGAGGAAGGAGGCCGCCGCCTGA
- the mrpl20 gene encoding 39S ribosomal protein L20, mitochondrial, with product MVFLTLPLWIRNRGPDRFWKVQDLLKHARHFRGRKNRCYSLAVRAVRRAFVYATKSRKLKKRNMRTLWITRIAAATREHGMTYPALMHNLTKSSVQLNRRVISDLAITEPRTFQSLAKVAKARQQEGFRAALGDGKEPAGVLSRIVMLQ from the exons atggtgtttttaacactgcCCCTTTGGATCCGTAACCGTGGACCGGACCGGTTCTGGAAGGTCCAAGATCTTCTCAAACATGCTCGG CACTTCAGGGGCCGGAAGAACCGCTGCTACAGTCTGGCCGTGCGGGCTGTCAGGAGGGCGTTCGTTTACGCCACCAAATCCCGAAAACTGAAGAAACGCAACATGAGGACG TTGTGGATCACGCGCATCGCAGCAGCGACCCGGGAGCACGGCATGACCTATCCTGCCCTCATGCACAACCTCACAAAG AGCAGCGTTCAGCTCAACCGACGAGTGATCAGCGATCTGGCCATCACAGAACCCAGGACCTTCCAGTCCCTGGCAAAAGTAGCAAAAGCTCGGCAACAAGAAGGCTTCCGTGCAGCGCTCGGCGACGGCAAAGAACCTGCTGGCGTCCTGTCCCGCATCGTTATGTTGCAGTAA